Proteins encoded in a region of the Mixophyes fleayi isolate aMixFle1 chromosome 5, aMixFle1.hap1, whole genome shotgun sequence genome:
- the HOXA1 gene encoding homeobox protein Hox-A1, with protein sequence MDYARMSSFLDYPSLINGEPGSCTSRAFHPDHGLTTFQSCAVSANNCNNDDRFMVGRGVQISSHHHHHPHQSGAFQPHNNLGMSYSHPSCAAGYGIQNFSASYSHFPISQEAEVSAGFPTAVYSGNIASSVVQHHQHQSYVDGTGSAHYIHHTYGPEQQNLSIASYNNNNSVTSIHLNHQEACRSPSADTSPTQTFDWMKVKRNPPKTGKAGEYGYAGQPNTVRTNFTTKQLTELEKEFHFNKYLTRARRVEIAAALQLNETQVKIWFQNRRMKQKKREKEGLLPISPTASTGSDEKSEEMSDKSSPSPCAPSPASSTSDHLNSSN encoded by the exons ATGGACTATGCGAGAATGAGTTCCTTCTTAGATTACCCAAGCTTGATTAACGGAGAACCTGGGAGCTGCACATCAAGAGCCTTTCACCCTGATCATGGACTTACAACTTTCCAGTCTTGCGCAGTCAGTGCCAATAATTGCAACAACGATGATCGGTTTATGGTTGGAAGGGGGGTGCAGATAAGTtctcatcaccaccaccatccccATCAATCTGGAGCGTTCCAGCCCCACAACAACCTGGGCATGTCATATTCACACCCGAGTTGCGCTGCAGGATATGGCATACAGAATTTCAGCGCTAGTTACTCTCACTTCCCCATAAGTCAAGAAGCTGAAGTCAGTGCAGGGTTCCCCACCGCTGTGTACTCTGGGAATATTGCTTCTTCTGTGGTCCAGCACCATCAGCACCAAAGCTATGTGGATGGGACAGGGTCAGCTCACTACATCCACCACACGTACGGACCAGAGCAGCAGAACCTGTCCATAGcgagttataataataataatagtgttacCAGCATACACCTCAATCACCAGGAAGCATGTCGCTCACCTTCTGCTGACACTTCTCCAACGCAGACGTTTGACTGGATGAAAGTGAAACGAAACCCCCCTAAAACAG gtaaAGCTGGAGAGTATGGTTATGCTGGTCAGCCCAACACCGTGAGAACCAATTTTACTACCAAACAGCTcacagaattggagaaagaaTTTCATTTCAACAAGTACCTGACCAGAGCCAGAAGGGTAGAAATAGCAGCTGCTCTGCAGCTAAATGAGACCCAGGTGAAGATCTGGTTTCAAAATAGAAGAATGAAACagaaaaagagggagaaagagggtCTTCTGCCAATATCCCCCACAGCAAGCACAGGAAGTGATGAGAAATCAGAAGAGATGTCAGACAAATCTAGTCCCTCACCCTGCGCTCCTTCCCCTGCTTCTTCTACCTCTGACCACCTTAATTCCTCCAACTAA